A part of Streptomyces sp. DSM 40750 genomic DNA contains:
- a CDS encoding TetR/AcrR family transcriptional regulator — protein sequence MGRPLRADAERSVRAILEAAERVLAEDAGASMEQIAEAAGLTRITVHRRFANRQALLEALAVSAKQQLLDAIGEARPDSAPALVALYRVTANVLRVKSTWRFTLSHTTPHSETAAALWADIDRYTVELMTRARSEGILAPDADLDWTRQVYYALLSEALDRPGTDQDPAAQDHDALAALVIDTLLHGAGPHA from the coding sequence ATGGGCCGACCGCTGCGGGCAGATGCCGAGCGCAGTGTGCGTGCGATTTTGGAGGCGGCCGAGCGGGTTCTCGCCGAGGATGCCGGTGCCTCTATGGAGCAGATCGCCGAGGCGGCGGGGCTGACCAGGATCACGGTGCATCGCCGGTTCGCGAACCGGCAGGCGCTGCTGGAGGCGCTCGCCGTCTCCGCGAAGCAGCAGCTCCTCGACGCCATCGGGGAGGCCCGGCCCGACTCCGCTCCCGCGCTCGTGGCCCTGTACCGCGTGACTGCGAACGTCCTGCGGGTCAAGAGCACCTGGCGCTTCACCCTCAGCCACACCACGCCCCACAGCGAGACCGCGGCCGCCCTCTGGGCCGACATCGACCGGTACACCGTCGAACTCATGACCCGGGCGCGGAGCGAGGGAATCCTCGCCCCGGACGCGGACCTGGACTGGACGCGGCAGGTGTACTACGCGCTCCTGAGCGAAGCCCTCGACAGGCCCGGCACCGACCAGGACCCGGCCGCACAGGATCACGACGCGCTGGCCGCACTCGTCATCGACACACTCCTGCACGGCGCAGGACCACACGCCTGA